The genomic interval CCATGCTGCCTCTTTATaccgtttttcctgtttcctgtcatgtgatcagtcacatgtacacacgatccaaatgcgtaagaggaagaaatggccaagaccacatggaaacctgtaaaattcaaatacatcaaatcacactgagcaggataaaacatgtaaccctatgtactacatgtagctatGCTCTTacactatgccaaaatgtgacgactaaTTTGAAACTtcaacccagttacttaattaactggttctttattatttgggatttaagacaggtggtggggctatcctcacttgaaagatgTTATTTGgaaaaagctgtgagtctttttgaaaaatgtgcattcttcttaaaaatttttttaagaacaatcttgaggaataagatgaaagcaatgtttagaagatgctggccctgcagcaggaggaacagcggtaccaactagaggagaactgagactcactcagttggaCTTCATGAAGCACTCTTTTTTTcacaacgagctgactcggtgtgccgagctaagggatatggaggccgccatcaataggattgccccACGCCCGAacaggacttgaaccctggaccctcagattaaaagtctgatgctctaccgactgagctatccaggctccggctccAAATCTGccgcttgttacttgttagtatataatgtatccacaaagcgcccgagtgaagcctgcaaaaacggaattgcggaaaagagagcaaagaccgtggcaGGGCAATTatcgcaccaaatactaaagtcaaagggcaatcgccatccgtgaagctggcaaggttcgcaccagcaccggatgaggtggcaaaaatacatgggagagaagatcgttgcctgttggcaaaagcttCCGCCGTGACCGGATTCGAACCGGGTTGCTGCTGGGCGGCTacacgcagagtactaaccactatcacGATCGCGGCAcgcgccactgagcctcagtggtgagaagagGCTGAAGCATTGGTCCAGgagcagagagggaggagaaaaaaaaaaaataacacagccctttctcttctgcatgcaggcgaacactctgccacgacttcggagatcaggcttcacattgaggacaaagcaggctgaaaaagtggatgggggcttttcagtgctgagcctggagtcccatgACTGCACTACTTtgcgcttctcggcccagttgaccgaaaacttgatggttgctaaagcgatcctgggtggcaaaacagcttctggtagtaagcctcagtacccttaaactaaagcacaatatctcagGTTAAtccaccaacttcatttgcgtcaattcacagattcaagcccttaaaaatagacgccGCCTCatgcgaaggcaatgtttggacatgtctgtagcaaGCTAAGGGAAATTAGCTCCAATGGTAGGCGCTaattagcatgcgagaggtagtgggtATCGATGCcccattctccaagcttgggtccgctcttaaGCTCACTTCCtccagagacagcctgcgcatgacggcaaccaatctaagcacctgaaagcgtttttgactgactgctgccaaaagattcttcagacagggtctaaaataGAGTCCAGAGGAGCTAActactacaccatgtaaccctagctagggccgtttgggctcagagacaaccaatttgaagtaacccatttgctgaattaactggttcttattctttggcatttaagagagatgtggggctatcctcactttaaagagctatttttgtagttttgagtcttttcaaaatgcgcgttcttttcacgctttctttaagaacaatcttgagtaataagatgagagcattgtttagaagatgctggccctgcagcagggccagcatcttcacGACTatggagatcaggcttcacattgaggacaaagcaggctgcaGAAAAGTGGATGGCGCTACCTGAGCAGGGATCGCTCTGTGTTTCGCGGTCCAATCGCCGAGCTCGCTTTCCATTTTGACAATGGACGAACGCGCCAACCGCGTGCGCGCTAGAGAATGGACGGGGAGCCAATCAGGCGcgagctgtccattgttggggagccaatcagagcgcgagctgcacctgtccattgttggggagccaatcagagcgcgagctgtccattgttggggagccaatcagagcgcgagctgtccattgttgggagCCAATCGCCTCTGAATGCGGAATGGACGAGCCAATCAGCGTTGCCAGCGCACCGCCAATCAGCGTTTCCAAGTGAGAGATCAAGCGAGAATAAAACTGCTTAGTTTTAGCTGACTTTACATGATCCTGATTTCAATTCGACAGACAgaagaaaattgcataattcGGCCAAAgtaagtattaaatgttttttctctccGTTTGCTATGTTTTTGAACTGATAATTCATTACGTTTTCGTCCATCgttcttgttttgcatttaaaaactatgacTTCGTAAGCGAGTTTTAACATCATCTCTATAATTGCAATTTGCCTTTAATCTTACTTATTAAATTCCATTTAGTCGTTTTATATCTCGCGTTCGTTACAACTGTCATTAAATTCCCCGGGGAAATTCTAAATGATTTGACTTGAGTGACGTGTGGTGTAGTAACCATGACGTGTTTTGTCGTGTGTTTGTCGTCGTGTTGTTTGCCTTTAATCTTACTTAATACGTTCCCATGATTTTTTTACTCGAGCGGTATAAACTGTCgtgcagtgtaaaaaaatgcTTGAAGACATAGTCAGTAAAGTACAGTAGTGAAAGTGTAGTAATctctttattattgttattattctttgGAAGATCAGGTTTCAACTGtataaacaaagttttgctATACAGATTTttatgactgaaaaaaaaacaacataaacatttaGCATGTGCAATATTTACTATAGTGAAGTGTAGGAAAAGTGTTTTGTTAGCATAGTTTCATAGTTTATAATCTCACATATTAAACTCTTATATGCctgtaatttaaacaaaaaaattatatttattttgggtgaaaaacAGTAGTTCATCAAAATTTGTCGTTTTGCTATAGTGTGAATGTAGTaatcctgttttgtgtttgcagattgattactatttgtataaacacatatgcaagtgctaaacataatcatttttaaatgacaaaggaaagtaataaattaattaaccaTAGATATATAAACGTGCAGTTACAAAAAGTGTAGTTACTATGAAGAAACATACGTTTAACCACagttttgaactgaattaacaatgcgttttatttttgatgtcatTATTACACACTAAATGTAGTAACTAACATAACAGTAAATTGGCATAATTGGATGTAACtattcaaactaaacaaaaactaatcttACCTCTATTGTAAGtgcatttagtaataataatgttcaaatactgtataattaaagtgtaacactttaaaaacaaggtttatttattatttatttgtagtaaaataattttcatttgctgtaatGAGTGCTATTATTTAGTTaccttgaatgtgtgtgtatatatatatatatatatatatatatatatatatatatatatatatatatatatatatatgtatgtatgtatatatatgtatgtatgtatatatgtatacatatatgtatgtatgtatgtatatatatatatatatatatatatatatatatatatatatatatataattatatcattataaacaaATTGAAATTGTCTGTGTAGTTGTCCAGTActtgcaaaaatgcacattatttagaGTTACTTCCAAATTGTGTTTAGATGAGTACCAAGCCAAAGACCCACAAGGCCATGGTGATGTCGAGTGGATGACCAGGTTGAGGGCTTTTGCAAGTTCTGGTGCATGGCCTTCTGGAGGCAACAGACCAGCACCACGGCAGCGAAGTGGTATGACCTCTACCAGAAGGTAAAGTTACCAGTATCTCATTATATTGTacggaggtgaatcaaaacctgtaaatgcaataagactaatctgagaagggatatccaaaggaacaaaaggacttcaaaaagagagcaaacaacacCACCaccccctgttgtgtttatgacaccctcttcacctctgctcttcctgcttcccctccttctgcccaaaatacttggtttaaagttaattaggagtaaggcattatatgtcatgtgtcttatgaacctattgttcttcacttttgaatgtttggtttcatttgaaaggtctcagtgcgattggtaaattggtctcaatttcacagtaatcacttatattatggaaaagattagaacttggtagaactgtgttctgttgggaAGGGGGTGTGTCcgccttttgggtctctgaacgtgttccgtccaggtgtgacactggagcacgggaacctaaacaccaaaaggtttttacaactacatttgggatctctttgtagataaggaaagtgacaaaacacaacaaggctgGAAAAAAGGGGGTCATCTGACAATGGTGCAGACCAaatcagtaaacagtaaaatttacatttttcagattgAGAAATGCCCCCTGCAAGCTCATGGACAGACCACCCTCTTTGGTGGGTCCAAGGCATGCAGTTGTGGATTCCACACCACCAaggtcatatattttaaaattacattaaatttcaaTATCACAATGTTGTTGTGCTGTTTCAATACACCTCATGCTCTTCTGCTGTTGTTTCCAGCCTGCCACTGCTACTTTATCACAGGCCACTGCTGCACCTCCACAATCTGAGGCTTCAGACACGGCTCCTGCCCCACGGTCATTCCTGAGGCCCTCTTCTACTTTATCAATGgtgaatattttctttgtagttaatgttatatttagaaTGATCTGGATTTGTTTGAtatgatttacaaaatttactggtattcctatccttgtgacGACACAATAacatgataaataccaggtgaacacaaacacacacggacacgcacacacacacggacatgcacacacacacacacacacacacacacacacacacacacacacacacacaaagtaacaCACAAAGTACATAATAGACTCcaattaaactgtataataaaaaaaataatcaacgTATCTTGGATGACCACCTAGTTGCATGATGATGTTaactttgtttctctttttagtTCACTAAATCACGGTATAGTGGGTCACAGTTGTCTTCACTAAAGCCCAATTTAGTAGAACGGAAGACCCCAGCCCTTCTCCATCCTCTGTGAGGACCCCAAGTGCTTCTCCTCCCAGCCCTCACCTTCTCCATCCTCTGTGAGGACTCTAACCGTGGCCACTGTGAGAACCCTTGCCCTTCTCCATCCTTTGTGAGGACCCCAAGTGCTTCTCCTCCCAGCCCCCTCACCTTCTCCATCCTCTGTGAGGACTCAACCGTGGCCACTGTGAGAACCCCTCGCCCTTTTCCATCCTCTGTAAGGACGGcaagctcttcttcttcctctccgAGACCTCCCAGCCCATCCTTACTGCAGACCCACGTTCCTGCTCCATTCTCTGTGAGTACATTATCACCAATTTATTGACTGTAGTGTATAGTAGTTGCAGgcttcatttacacaaaaatctaattttcatcCAATCAGGAGGAGCCTAGAAGAGTCCAGCCAACCCCTGCCGAGGACTTAGCTTCAGTCAGGCTACCAGTTGAATTAGGCAAGACCATCCCTGTGCAGGACCAAAGGTGGATTGccaacactttatttcactCTGGCAAGCTGCGGCCAGATTTGAAGCTGTGGTATGAGCCTCCCATCCCGGCCCTCATTTACCACCAGACACCAACACCTGACCGGTTCTTTACCCATCGGCTAATGGTGTGGATGCCCTACCACCTGTGGAAGGTGACGGTTCACTGTCCGGCTTGTAACAAGAACCTAACAGGTTATGGTGTCCACAAAAGGGCCAGGAAGGTCCTGGATATTGACAGGTACTACCTGCTGGTGACAGAGACACTCAGGTGTACTGTGTGTTCTCAAAACTATCTGTCAACAAGCCAGACTGTCGGGACCAGCTCGACCTGCCGCACCAGAAAATGTTCCGGCTGATTCTGACACGCCAAGTAAGTCAGCCGGTAAAAAGTAGTCTAAAGATGGCTTTTGTGAAGACTGAAACGACTCCACAATGAACATGCAAATAATcatccaaaattaacatttttaggtATGCCTGTGACATCCGTGTCATTAGGCTGCTTCGGGACCGGACGCTAGGCAACAGTCCAGCTCGATTGGGCCGGCAGTTGAAAGAGAACCATGGAGAGGAATGGCTGAATCGGCTGGGCACTATCTTGGGAGTGTGCTGACTTTTGTCGATCGACCCAGCCTGTATCGGTGGTCTGCCAGGAGCCTCCAGAGCCAATCGACATTCCCACCAGTCGTTGGCTGCTGTCAGTATCTGACAGGGATATCCTCTCAGAATTGAGCATATAAAAGCCAGCATCACATCCATCTTTGGCAACATCTTAAAGATGGATTCACAAAAGGTAACGTAAAAAAATTCCATTCTGTAGTGttcctttatataaatatataccatCAGAAagacattattgttattattgttcattgttgTCACATCATAAAAGTcttgttacatttgtaaatttcagATCACAAAGAAGCTGGCGGCCATGGACGGGGACAGCACTCTGGGTAACCTCCATTGGAAATGAGGTTGGCCAGATAGTGACCAGTGTGCTGTCAGTGCAAGAGGGGCCAGGACTGAGCAGAATGGTGGCTGGTGTAATGGAGCGCTACCGCCAAGGCTGCCATTCCACCACCAGTGCTGCTTTATGTGGACTGTGGCTGCTGCGTGAGTGATGGAGCGACAAGCAAGCTGCAGACCAGGTTTGGGAGTGGCCAGACCTTCACATACGGCTGGACATCTGGCACTTTATGAGGAGGCTGGCGTGGGCTGCACCACCGATGCCCATCCCTCTATCCCACCTTCATGGGATGCCTGTCAGCCTGCATTTTTGAGTGGGACGCTGGAGACCTCAGTCTGTTGCGGCAGGCAAAGAGGAAACAGATGATGGCGGAAGGTTTGCCAGCTATTACTGACATCCTGGTGGACAGAAGCATCAGTAAAGGAGCTGAGCCTTTACTGCCGCGGGGAGGACACGAGGTGAAGAGGCCACCATACGCCTCATGGAGAGGCTGCTGCAGGACCTGGGGGGGGTGCAAGCGGTAGGGACCTTATGGGTGTGCCACTTCTAGATGAGGTGCGCATGGAGCACATCTGGCGTGTGCAGAAACGGCATGTCAGGTGCATTCAGGACGTGCCGGGTGTGCCTCTGTACACAGAGATGAAGCACCACCACAAAGGCGTGGGTCATCCTGACCAGGTATCGTTGTGCCAGAGGGTCAACGTCCTTGAGTCCTTCCACTGCCACTTAAACAGGTTCATTCCAGGTCGGTGTCTCACATgtaaagattttaattattttcaagttCTGTTATTCATATCGAAAGGCTTGTAATTTTTATGTGTATGATTTTTCCTCTTCTAGGAACCAGTGCAAATGCGCTGAATTTTCAGCTCTACCTGCTGGAAGGCCTGAACAGGTGGAATCAGGACCGGGCAGCTGCATCAGTGACCAGCAAGCCAGCGTCCCTTCTCACGTCACGCCGGGAAATGACCACTGTGTCAACACCAACAGCCTGAAGGTGTTCGGTCGGCCTTTGTGCCATCTTTCCAGCCACCTGCTGAATACACTGGTATGTCATCCACTTGTCTGGTTGCATAATACTTTTGGTTTGTGGGTTTTCACTGTTCTGAgtctttgcttttattattctcaTTGCTGAACCTGACCATGtaaaacatctttcaaaaacataaaaaatagtaatgtgtTCAAAATTTTGACCtctcctgtatgtgtgtgtcctttttatttttttattttttaaagggaGCTGCTTGGTGTTGACTACCTGCTCAGTCAGACTGGACAGCCCCTAGTAGTGGATCCTGACTCAGAGGAAACAGAAAAACCTGTTGGAGGATGTGGATGAAGGCGTGGACGAAGAGGACCGAGGAGAGCGGGGAAATGCAAATAGATGACATTACTCAGTCAAGTCTTACCAATGACCCAAGCTTCTCTGTCTCCCCATTTTtgccagctgcctcctccaccaTGGCTTCTCGCgtccaccgtccagccagctgcctcctccatcgatccagccagctgcctcctccactGGTCCAGCCTGCTTCTCGTCCACCGTCAGCCAGCTGCCGCCTCCACCTTgcttctgcctccaccgtccagccagctgcctctcaacgtccagccagctgccgcCTCCACCAgcttctgcctccaccgtccagccagctgcctcctccaacGTCCAGCCAGCTGCACGCCTCACAATGgcttctgcctccaccgtccagccagctgcctcctccaacgtccagccagctgccgcCTCCACCTTgcttctgcctccaccgtccagccagctgcctcctccaccgtccagccagctgcctcctccacctTGGCTGCGGCTTCATTTATTCAGCCTGCTGCCTCCTCCATGCCAGGTGCATCAGAATCTGTGGTATGTAAATACCTTGTTATATGTGCACTCAGAC from Puntigrus tetrazona isolate hp1 chromosome 4, ASM1883169v1, whole genome shotgun sequence carries:
- the LOC122342357 gene encoding uncharacterized protein LOC122342357, which encodes MVQTKSVNSKIYIFQIEKCPLQAHGQTTLFGGSKACSCGFHTTKPATATLSQATAAPPQSEASDTAPAPRSFLRPSSTLSMFTKSRYSGSQLSSLKPNLVERKTPALLHPLTPSASPPSPLTFSILCEDSTVATVRTPRPFPSSVRTASSSSSSPRPPSPSLLQTHVPAPFSEEPRRVQPTPAEDLASVRLPVELGKTIPVQDQRWIANTLFHSGKLRPDLKLWYEPPIPALIYHQTPTPDRFFTHRLMVWMPYHLWKVTVHCPACNKNLTGYGVHKRARKVLDIDRYYLLVTETLRCTVCSQNYLSTSQTPVSVVCQEPPEPIDIPTSRWLLSQRSWRPWTGTALWVTSIGNEVGQIVTSVLSVQEGPGLSRMVAGVMERYRQGCHSTTSAALCGLWLLPCIFEWDAGDLSLLRQAKRKQMMAEGLPAITDILVDRSISKGAEPLLPRGGHEVKRPPYASWRGCCRTWGGCKR